A genomic region of Deinococcus planocerae contains the following coding sequences:
- a CDS encoding FRG domain-containing protein, whose amino-acid sequence MHDIRVRSWLELYDVLHSEAWNPSLRRFRSPFVFRGQALDAKLTTTLQRLEGETRDIERHLIRNFRKYAYRSGVDRDLSWYWLALGQHHGLPTRLLDWTSSPMVALHFATAEEELYGQDGVIWMVNFVETNRELPLPLRRLLDREGGQVFTVDMLASYSRRHQQAEQGPVTTFDMGWLEDLEQEAEQPFLLFLEPPSLDERIVQQSALFALLSNPDTALDDWLVEHPATYRKVIIPAELKWEVRDKLDQSNINERTLFPDLGGLSRSLRRYYRLRKDAPAVPYSDLSGRPEQDTPVQR is encoded by the coding sequence ATGCACGACATCCGCGTCCGTTCGTGGCTGGAGCTGTACGACGTGCTGCACTCGGAGGCCTGGAACCCAAGCCTACGGCGCTTTCGCTCGCCCTTCGTCTTTCGGGGACAGGCGCTGGACGCCAAGCTGACGACCACCCTGCAACGGCTGGAGGGCGAGACGCGCGACATCGAGCGCCACCTCATCCGCAACTTCCGCAAGTACGCCTACCGCTCAGGGGTAGACCGCGACCTCTCGTGGTACTGGCTCGCCCTCGGGCAGCACCACGGCCTGCCCACCCGGCTGCTCGACTGGACCTCCTCGCCGATGGTGGCCCTGCACTTCGCCACCGCCGAGGAGGAGCTGTACGGCCAAGACGGGGTGATCTGGATGGTCAACTTCGTGGAGACGAACCGGGAGTTGCCCCTGCCCCTGCGGCGGCTCCTCGACCGCGAAGGCGGGCAGGTCTTCACGGTGGACATGCTCGCCTCGTACTCGCGGCGCCACCAGCAGGCCGAGCAGGGCCCCGTGACGACCTTCGACATGGGCTGGCTCGAAGACCTCGAACAGGAGGCCGAGCAGCCCTTCCTGCTCTTCTTGGAGCCCCCCTCCCTCGACGAGCGCATCGTGCAGCAGTCGGCCCTCTTCGCGCTGCTCTCCAACCCCGACACGGCGCTCGACGACTGGCTCGTGGAGCACCCTGCCACCTACCGCAAGGTCATCATCCCCGCCGAGCTGAAGTGGGAGGTCCGCGACAAGCTCGACCAGTCGAACATCAACGAGCGCACCCTCTTCCCCGACCTCGGGGGCCTGAGCCGCTCGCTGCGGCGCTACTACCGCCTGCGCAAGGACGCGCCCGCCGTGCCCTACAGCGACCTCTCGGGCCGCCCCGAGCAGGACACCCCGGTCCAGCGGTAG
- a CDS encoding acylphosphatase produces MRLTALVTGTVQGVGYRRYVQRHARDLGLCGSAENLLDGRVEVVAEGPPADLERLLHWLRRGPPHARVREVQTQYSEATGLRDFYTY; encoded by the coding sequence ATGCGTCTGACCGCTCTCGTCACCGGAACTGTCCAGGGCGTCGGCTACCGCCGCTACGTCCAGCGCCACGCCCGCGACCTGGGGCTTTGCGGGAGCGCCGAGAACCTCCTCGACGGCAGGGTCGAGGTCGTCGCCGAGGGGCCCCCCGCCGACCTCGAACGCCTGCTTCACTGGCTGCGCCGCGGCCCGCCCCACGCCCGCGTGCGCGAGGTGCAGACCCAGTACAGCGAGGCGACCGGCCTGAGGGACTTCTACACCTACTGA